In Cucurbita pepo subsp. pepo cultivar mu-cu-16 chromosome LG10, ASM280686v2, whole genome shotgun sequence, the DNA window GGTGAAGCCAGCCGATTTGTGGAGCTAAATCCACCTGATCCTGTGTCAACCAAATCTTCTGAAGCCTGTGGCATTTTAAAGGATGTGGCTAATCATGATCACTCTTGAGTCTATGCGTGCATGTAGCAAGACGTCGGTTGCTCTGCCTAGGACATGCTTTCGGGATTCTTCGTCTGATTCATTGCCGAAGGTACACGGCACACATGCCTTGTTTCAGCAACTTTGCCCTCAAGGGATGAGGGTTCAGAAATTTGAGGTGCTACTGTTGCTGCTTTACTTTTGGTGTGTTGCCCTCCAGAACTGGTTGGGCTGCGGTTGGTGCAATGGGGTATGGTTTGTGAACCTCGATATTAGAGGTTGGGGGGTTGAAAATGactcctctcttttttttttttccttcttttcttttcttgtgtAAACACACATGATAGTGTTCAGATCGATACAAGAACTCTTCTAAATTGTATATACCATACCAAAATTTTATGTATGGAGTGGTGTGAGTTAATAATCTTGAgttacgatttttttttttttttttcactattgTAAGATAATTGTTTAGGAAATCGTTATCTTTAATTAGGAAGATTTGTCATAGTTGCTTGGATCCGTTCCGTTGTACTATAAATACTTATGTATGTGTTTTCACAGTAATAAGTATACGTGCTTAAGTTCTTAAATTCAAAAGTCATCTCCCCTAAATTGTTTTTTCACTTTCGTTATTTGTTTCCACCTATTTTGATGGTGGATCATTTCCAACAAATGTGGGCTGTTTAGATAATTTCTTCCTTGTAATTTGCATTTTTTAACATAGTAATACAAATGGAATATGGATTTAAAAGATGagataattcaataaaatcaaaacattcTATGTAAtgagattatgagatctcacttTGGTTGGATATGGAAACGAAATATTATGGGTAAATCtttccttagtagacgtgttttaacaaagaggacaatatctgctagtagtgagcttgggccattacaaatagtattagagctagacgtCGGCTagtgtgttagcgaggaggctgaaccaCGAGCTGGGTGGATTGTATGCAGCAAGGACGATGGCCCTAAAGGGGAGTGGACTAGGGAGTTccacgtcaattggagagggaaacgagtgcgcaaggacactggaccccaaagggTTGGATCgtagacccgttttaaaaactttgagggaaagtctaaataagataatataatattggtggacttgggccccGAATGGGGGAAGACATTGGGCCCGGATAGATTGTAgacctattttaaaattctcgaagaaaagtccaaagagataATATCAGTAGCCTTGAGCCGTTAGAGAAACGAACCAGTCCATAGAAATAattcgttttattttataaaagtacATACTGTATTTGCAGCTTTAATACACCAATTTTAGAGTCTGGTCACGCCGTTGAATCATCAAAAACCCATAATCAACCACTAATTAAAtcccaaatttttaatttgttgtaaaaattacaaatctaATTAACTGATCCTTTTCGACCGTCTGCTGCTATTGCTATAGCTATACTCGGCTACCGGTCCGAAATTCTTCGCCCATCAAAGGTGCCATCATAGCCCCCGCATACGGCGGAGCCCTCGCTGTATTTTGGACTCCATAATACATCTGTTGGCTAACTCCGTCTGCAGCGATCCTCGCCGCCTCCGCCTGTGGATCGTAACCACTCACTGGACCCATTCCTCCTCCATACACTTGCCCCCCCATTGTAACTGGGTGATGATACGCTAATGGCACCTGACCCCCACCCACCGGAGGGAACTGTTGAACGTACGGAGACGGAGGCTGGGTCGGAATATGCTGGACAGGAACATTACCAGGCGGAATCTGACCTGGAAGAAGGTAGACGACCGGTTGATGACCCGGGTAATTTGTACCCGGGAAATAATGCATCATCGGGTTATTCGGAAACCCGGCCGGTTGAGAGAACGGCATCGCCGGCGGTTCACAATTCTCCGGCGTTTTATCCACCGCCTCTGCCCTCGGTGACGGCGTATCGGGCCGAGTTTTAACCGGTGCAAGACTGGGCATCGAAGTCACACAAGTCGCCGACGGCACGAAAGGGGATGGCGATTCAGGATTCGAAGGCGAAACATTCTCAGACGGTTTGATATTAAATCGACTCTTCAATTTAGGTTCTCGTGATTGAGTCGAAGCATCTTCCTGATTGTCGAGACCGAACAAATAGTCCGGTACTTCAGAGACGATTGAAGAAACCTCCGACCGACCACGCTCGAGCTCCGGCACTGGAGCGCCGCCATTGAGAGCGTCAAGAAACCAGTGATCCCGATTTGTGGAGCCGCCGAGGAGAGAATTAATACTACTGGCTCTGGAATCTTCCCCTCTTGGAAATAGAAACAATCGCAGCCTATCCGATTTTGGATCATGATTCTGTACAAGCCGATCATACTCATCCATCATATTCTCCACATCTTCATCCGTCGACACTGAAATCAAGGCGTCGAGATCTTCATTCGGAAGCTGGTACTTTATGTTCATGTTAATTGTCcctaaacaaacaaattcaattcGCTTTTCGAATCAAGACTTCCAAATCccaaattgaatgaaaaaaa includes these proteins:
- the LOC111803066 gene encoding uncharacterized protein LOC111803066 — its product is MASIHLSELDSNATDSGASSPRFDHHFRDPHARVRFMCSFGGNILPRPHDNQLRYVGGETRIVAVQRSTTFSYFLAKLAKITGTINMNIKYQLPNEDLDALISVSTDEDVENMMDEYDRLVQNHDPKSDRLRLFLFPRGEDSRASSINSLLGGSTNRDHWFLDALNGGAPVPELERGRSEVSSIVSEVPDYLFGLDNQEDASTQSREPKLKSRFNIKPSENVSPSNPESPSPFVPSATCVTSMPSLAPVKTRPDTPSPRAEAVDKTPENCEPPAMPFSQPAGFPNNPMMHYFPGTNYPGHQPVVYLLPGQIPPGNVPVQHIPTQPPSPYVQQFPPVGGGQVPLAYHHPVTMGGQVYGGGMGPVSGYDPQAEAARIAADGVSQQMYYGVQNTARAPPYAGAMMAPLMGEEFRTGSRV